The proteins below come from a single Accipiter gentilis chromosome W, bAccGen1.1, whole genome shotgun sequence genomic window:
- the LOC126035405 gene encoding cyclic AMP-responsive element-binding protein 3-like, with translation MSCPEESAALADEDLFDFLLKDDALCPEIPGEENSLLEDWGLPDPELLNKEMDDFISSLLSPFEDEPGTLQGYSPADSDSSISEDQNLSHSPGSDFASSPWSSDIVQFDHNYSLHWDWPVLESVRSEMAEDVSIDLETWTGLEGTSKALEQSSSFLIAVAVDAGPQLVPRATVQSDFPELVLTQEERQFLEKEGVSLLTCLPLTKAEERLLKKVHQKIRNKQSAQDSCRGKKIYVDGLENRVAACMAQNHELQKKVQLLQKQNMSLLEQLWKLQALVRQSATKTTTASTCIMVLVLSFCLILSPSLYSFGSRALPPELRVLSWQIREFPNQVRQAAPDVQEEAALERLSPEPEDPSLLGSLNQSWEEGQSPPKPSPRSAFNSNSSSDPLAAAGSELGPPQPQEQHSQNDPLHMAVPAVQKAKRQEWVERTASIVIQQHHADEM, from the exons ATGTCGTGCCCAGAGGAATCAGCTGCCCTGGCAGATGAGGACCTGTTTGACTTCCTCCTGAAGGATGATGCTCTCTGCCCTGAAATCCCAGGGGAGGAGAACAGTCTTCTGGAAGACTGGGGCCTGCCAGACCCTGAG ctcctgaaCAAGGAGATGGATGACTTCATCAGCTCCCTGCTGAGCCCCTTTGAAGATGAACCAGGCACGCTGCAGGGTTATTCACCTGCTGACAGTGACAGCAGCATTTCTGAGGATCAGAATCTGTCCCATAGCCCTGGCAGTGACTTTGCCAGCAGCCCTTGGAGCTCAGACATTGTGCAGTTTGATCATAACTATTCCCTCCATTGGGATTGGCCTGTGCTTGAAAGTGTGAGGTCTGAAATGGCAGAAGATGTTTCCATTGACCTTG agACATGGACAGGTTTGGAAGGCACAagcaaggcactggaacagagCTCCAGTTTCCTCATTGCTGTTGCTGTGGATGCTGGACCCCAGCTTGTGCCCAGAGCCACTGTGCAG tCTGACTTCCCAGAGCTGGTCCTGACACAGGAGGAGAGGCAGTTCCTGGAGAAAGAAGGTGTTTCATTACTAACCTGTCTGCCACTGACCAAA GCTGAAGAGCGGCTTCTGAAGAAAGTGCATCAAAAGATCCGAAATAAGCAGTCAGCCCAGGATAGTTGTCGCGGGAAGAAGATCTATGTGGACGGCCTGGAAAACAG GGTGGCAGCCTGCATGGCTCAGAACCACGAGCTGCAGAAGAAggtgcagctgctgcagaagcagaacAT GTCACTGCTTGAGCAGCTGTGGAAACTGCAGGCCTTGGTGAGACAGTCTGCCACCAAAACTACCACAGCAAGCACCTGCATCATGGT cctGGTTCTGTCCTTCTGCCTCATTCTCTCCCCCAGCCTCTACTCATTTGGGAGCAGAGCGCTACCGCCAGAACTCAGAG TGCTGTCATGGCAGATCCGCGAGTTCCCAAACCAGGTTAGGCAGGCAGCACCTGATGTGCAGGAGGAAGCTGCACTGGAGAGGCTCAGCCCAGAGCCTGAGGACCCCTCGTTGTTGGGCAGCCTCAATCAGTCATGGGAAGAGGGACAGAGTCCACCCAAGCCCAGTCCCAGATCTGCTTTCAACAGCAACTCATCCTCTGaccctctggcagcagcaggctcTGAGCTGGGCCCTCCCCAGCCTCAGGAGCAACACTCCCAGAATGACCCTTTGCACATGGCGGTGCCAGCAGTGCAGAAAGCCAAGAGGCAGGAGTGGGTGGAACGCACTGCCAGCATTGTCATCCAACAGCACCATGCTGATGAGATGTGA